ACTTCGGGATGACTTTCTCGTGCGTCTGGCTTCCGTGATGGATGAGCTATCTTTCCCGGCAAAGCATACCATCTTCACAGAAGGACAGGAGGGGCGATCGCTCTATATCGTCGTTTCTGGTAAGGTCCGCGTTCACATTGGCAATCGAGACCTCGCTAAATTAGAACAGGGGACCTGTTTTGGCGAAATGTCATTGTTCGATGCTGAACCCCGTTCAGCTTCTGTCACCACGCTGGAATCGTGCGAGTGTCTAGTCTTGACTCAGCAGCAACTCTACGATGCCATTGATGAAACCCCCGGAATTGCCATCAATATCATCCGTTTGCTCTCTCGTCGGATCCGCGAACTGAATCGGGTCAACGCTCAAACAGCGGCACA
The nucleotide sequence above comes from Laspinema palackyanum D2c. Encoded proteins:
- a CDS encoding Crp/Fnr family transcriptional regulator produces the protein MLTSVDRLLFVRAVPIFKELRDDFLVRLASVMDELSFPAKHTIFTEGQEGRSLYIVVSGKVRVHIGNRDLAKLEQGTCFGEMSLFDAEPRSASVTTLESCECLVLTQQQLYDAIDETPGIAINIIRLLSRRIRELNRVNAQTAAQSQPSGSDLRSAGTNVPG